In Paludisphaera mucosa, one DNA window encodes the following:
- a CDS encoding prenyltransferase/squalene oxidase repeat-containing protein, with protein sequence MSRRSRRRFLIQSAGAAGLLGVASRPTWGLAALAGTDPAALTSKAVAFLKGRQAADGSWSPDRNEPGITGLVVTGLLRSGRTTPDEPAVAKGLAYLEKSIDAKAGGLAGVRHSSYATCVALMAFHEADRDGKYKSLIEGAQRFLRSTQFDETNGTPRDHPFYGGAGYGPGGASAPPAPRPEPAKKDATKAATPRPPRPDLSNTSFMIEALRDSGVPADDPALKKAIVFISRCQNLKGEFNDQPWAGKVDDGGFIYTTANGGTSVAGKAEDGGLRSYGSMTYAGLRSLIYAGLTADDPRVKAARGFLVRHYSVEENPGLGQRGLYYYYQAFAKTLAAIGSPTLVDSEGGSHDWRSDLYDALAKRQNPDGSWVNATDGFMEGDANLVTAYGLLALAYASRRS encoded by the coding sequence ATGAGCCGCCGATCCCGCCGCCGATTCCTGATCCAGTCCGCCGGAGCCGCCGGGCTCCTGGGCGTCGCGTCCCGGCCGACGTGGGGCCTGGCCGCCCTGGCGGGCACCGACCCCGCCGCGCTGACCTCGAAGGCCGTCGCGTTCCTGAAGGGCCGCCAGGCGGCCGACGGGAGCTGGTCGCCCGACCGCAACGAGCCGGGCATCACGGGCCTCGTCGTGACCGGGCTGCTCCGCTCCGGGCGGACGACGCCGGACGAGCCCGCGGTCGCGAAGGGCCTGGCCTACCTCGAGAAATCCATAGACGCCAAGGCGGGGGGCCTGGCGGGGGTCCGCCACTCCAGCTACGCGACCTGCGTCGCGCTGATGGCGTTCCACGAGGCCGACCGGGACGGCAAATACAAATCCCTGATCGAGGGGGCGCAGCGGTTCCTCCGCTCGACCCAGTTCGACGAGACGAACGGCACGCCCCGGGACCATCCGTTCTACGGCGGCGCGGGCTACGGGCCCGGCGGGGCGTCCGCCCCCCCCGCCCCCCGGCCCGAGCCCGCAAAGAAGGACGCGACGAAGGCGGCGACCCCCCGGCCGCCGCGCCCGGACCTCTCGAATACGTCCTTCATGATCGAGGCGCTCCGCGACAGCGGCGTGCCGGCCGACGACCCCGCCCTGAAGAAGGCGATCGTCTTCATCTCGCGGTGCCAGAACCTCAAGGGCGAGTTCAACGACCAGCCGTGGGCCGGCAAAGTCGACGACGGCGGGTTCATCTACACGACCGCCAACGGCGGCACGAGCGTCGCGGGCAAGGCCGAGGACGGCGGCCTCCGCTCCTACGGCAGCATGACCTACGCCGGGCTCCGCAGCCTGATCTACGCCGGCCTGACGGCCGACGACCCGCGCGTCAAGGCGGCCCGCGGGTTCCTCGTACGGCACTACAGCGTCGAGGAGAACCCCGGCCTCGGGCAGCGGGGGCTCTATTACTACTACCAGGCCTTCGCCAAGACGCTGGCCGCCATCGGGAGCCCCACCCTCGTGGACTCCGAGGGGGGCTCGCACGACTGGCGATCCGACCTGTACGACGCCCTCGCGAAGCGCCAGAACCCGGACGGGAGCTGGGTCAACGCGACGGACGGGTTCATGGAAGGCGACGCCAACCTCGTGACCGCGTACGGGCTGCTCGCCCTGGCCTACGCGTCCCGGAGGTCGTGA
- a CDS encoding FKBP-type peptidyl-prolyl cis-trans isomerase — MLKPPRPRLTISIGGMLALVALAAVVIAYLRPAVTRIEEVKVGTGPPVRAGDAVTVHYMGTLADGTKFDSSRDRNAPSTFIVGKGGLIRGWEVGLVGMRRRNPKAHHPARGRLGTKKGPVPPNSTLDFEVELLGIRSAPSAPPGPWSP, encoded by the coding sequence ATGCTGAAGCCTCCCAGGCCCCGCCTGACCATCAGCATCGGCGGCATGCTGGCGCTGGTGGCTCTGGCTGCCGTCGTGATCGCCTACCTCAGGCCCGCCGTCACGCGCATCGAGGAGGTCAAGGTCGGGACCGGCCCGCCGGTCCGGGCGGGAGACGCGGTGACCGTCCACTACATGGGCACGCTGGCCGACGGCACGAAGTTCGACTCGTCGAGGGATCGGAACGCCCCGAGCACGTTCATCGTCGGGAAGGGCGGTCTCATCCGGGGCTGGGAGGTCGGGCTGGTGGGGATGAGGCGGAGGAATCCGAAAGCTCATCATCCCGCCCGAGGACGCCTTGGGACGAAGAAGGGCCCCGTACCGCCGAACTCGACGCTCGATTTCGAGGTCGAGTTGCTGGGGATCCGATCGGCCCCGTCCGCTCCGCCCGGCCCATGGTCGCCTTGA